TCACCATGTTGTTTTCAAGTCCGGCTTTGATTTTTTCAAAGTCATCTTTCCCAAAAACGTCGGCGTAAAACAGCGTAACCAGGCCGTAATTCATGTACTCTTCAAAGCAGGAAAGCGGATTGTTGTAGTTGGCCGACGGTTTACCCGGCGTAATCCAGTCCGATAGCTCTTTGTAGGCCAGTACGATTTCCTTGTTGTAGCGATCGGCTTCCGGGTTCAGGTAGGTGTGGTTGATCTCCGTAAACGCAATCATCATCCGATCGGCTTTGACCAGGGGCGCGGGCATTTCTTTCAGTTTATTGTTCACAAACGGAAAATTAACGTGAGCCTGCGCTTCCTTAAACCCGTTGTCCTCGAACTGATTGGCCGACTGGTTCCAACCCACCAGGGGCGTAAAGATCACCTTTATGGCCGCGTATTGCGTCCGGGGAAATTGCTTTTCCAACCAGCTTTTCATGCTGGACACATCAACATTCTTTTGATAATCAGCCACGAGGCTCTTGTAATAATCCGCGTGCTGCTGATAAAACCGCCGGAAGCCTGCTTTTTTCGAAAAGTCGTCCAGCAACTTAATATACGGAGCGAGTTCATTGACTTCTCCCCAGCTCACCCGGTCGTAAACGGCCCCCTTCTGAATAGTGTCGCCCGCAAACTGATAGGCATACGCGTCCATTTTCAAAGGATAGTAATTGCCGTCGGACTGCTTCAGCAGCGAATCGATGGTCCGAACGGCGGGGTGGTTTCGGTGCGGGGAAAAGTGGTCCATGACAGCCCGGTAATAATCTGTCCCTTTGTAAATCGCTTCGGTTTTGCCGTAATCGGTCAGGGCAAAAACGACATTGACCAGTTCGTAGACTTCCGGAATCTGAATAATGGTCTTATTCTGGTTCTCCTTTTTATAGGCGTCGCTGAAAACAGCTGCTTTCACCAGCTTGTGCGCCGTAAACGAAGCCGTTATGGTATCGCCTTTGGCTTGCCGAATGACCCGAATAACCGTTTGTTGCCCCTGCCGCAGGGTTAGGCTAACCGAATCCTGCTCGGAAACCAGTTGCAGAGGCACGGTTTCCGGTTCGATACCAAAACTGTGCTGAAAGGTATTAGGCAGTTCGTTGATGCCGTTGAAATTGCCCCGCTCGTTGTTTACGTACAGGATCAGGCTGTTTGTCTTTGTACGGATAATCGGCGGCTTGTGCTGGGCAACTACCTGAGTGATTCCCGATAAAAGAAGGAGCACGGTAACAAAAGGTTTCATAGGGCGTCGGTCATGATTAACCAAGTATAAAGAAACGGTCTGGCTATTCAAAAACTGGGCGCACCGGAAAACGGCCGTGCGGTGTTGGGCGGTAACGCTACAGATAAATTTTGACCATCTCCTGCCAGTCGGCGGCCTGATGAGCCCGGCCCTCCCAGATGTAGAGATCGTGCGGAATCTGTTTTTCGGCCAGAGTTGCGCTCAACGCCTGGTTGTTTTCAAGAAACGGGTCTTCCCGGCCGATGGCAAGCAGAAAATGCATCCGGCGAAGCAGGGCCAGCGTACATTCGTCGTGCAGATTGGGCAGAAAATGCGACGGGGTGTTGTAGTAGATGGTTTCGTCGTAGTACGAATCGAACAGCCCCCGGAAGAATTCAACCGGGGTCGACAGATCGTACCGACCACTCAGAGCAACCACTTTCCCAAACCATTGGGGATGCCGTAGGGCAATATTGACGGCGTGGTAGGCGCCAAAACTGCACCCGAGCGCAATCATGTACGGCTGCGGATTTTTCAGGCGGGTGAAAGGCAGCACCTCTTCCAGAATATACTCTTCATAGCACAAGTGCCGCTGAACCCGTTCGTGCGGGGGGATTTCTTTGCTGTACAGGCTGTCGGCATCGATGCTGTCGACGCAGAACAATTGCAGGTGGCCGCTCTCTAATTTATCCGCCAGCGCTTCAACCAGACCGAAATTCTCGAAGTCAAAAAACCGTCCCCGGCGAGTTGGAAAAACCAATACCCGCGCACCGGCGTGGCCAAAAACCAACAGTTCCATGTCCCGCTCCAGACGCCGACTAAACCATTTGTGGTATTCCCGATGCATATCAACCCCGTTGTGTTAGCAATATGCACAGTTTTGGGGTACCGAAATAACTTACCGCTTAAAGGATTTGTTAAAAAATCTGGGGGTGCTGCTGTAAAATCTGCTGCCACAGGGCATACCCTTTCGGACTCAGGTGCAAGCCGTCTTTTTCAAACAACTCCCAGCGCGGGTGGCCTTTGCTGTCGAGCATCGACGTAAAAACGTCTACGTAGTGGTAGGTGGGCAACTCCTCAATTTTTTGCCGGATCAGGTCATTGGCGAGCCGAATGCGGTCGATGATGTACCAGCGGGCCGGGCTGGGCTTGATGGACACAAACGTGAAGGGAACCTCAGGAAGATGCTGCTGCATTTTCGTAACCAACGCGCTGAAAAACAGAAACACTTCTTCCGAAAACCGTCCGTCGCCCAGATCATTGTCACCGGCGTAGAAAATCAGTGAACGAGGTTGGGTCGGGATGACCAGCCGTTCAAAAAACCAGTCGCAGGCCGCCAGTGTCGAGCCGCCAAAACCGATGTTCAGTACTTTTTTGTCCGAAAAGTCACGCTCTAGAGTATTCCATAGCCGGATGGTTGAACTGCCGTAAAAAACGGTGCGGCCGGTCAGATCGGCGGTGGACTGAATCTTTTTTTCGAGTTGCTGAACTTCCTCTTCGTACCAAGTCATGCGTATTGTGTGATGATTCCGACAAAGGTACGTACCCGTAGACGTTTGTCCGTGTTTTAATTTTTTATTCAACGGAGAAGCATCCGGGCGCAAAATCAGCCTCCCGGCACCCGGCTGTACTGCGCTTGGCGCTCATCATAAAGTCCGTTGTGCGTCAGGCAATGGCCAGCCGGAAGTAGAAAGCGGCCCCCGGCTCAATGCCGTCTTTCAGACCAATTTCACCGCCCATCGACTGAATAAACTCTTTGGAGATGGCCAGCCCCAGCCCCGTCCCCCCCGACTGCCCGTTAGGCCCCGGCGCGCGGAAATACCGTTCGAAAACCCGGGCCCGGTGTTCCGGACGCAGCCCCGGGCCGTAATCCCGCACCGTAAACTCCACCTGGTTGCCAAGCTGCCGAGCCGCAATATCGACGGTATTTTCTTCCGGACTGTGCCGCACGGCGTTTGACAGCAGATTGACCAGCACCCAGGTCGCCTTATCGGGATCGGCTTTGATGGCGGGTAGCTCCTCCAGGCCCGAAACCGCGAACCGGATGTGCCGCTGACTAGCCGCCACTTCCAGGGCCTTCGTCGCGTACTGCACCAAATCCGCGGGACTCACGGCCTTGATCGTCAGTTGAATCTGTCCGGATTCCACCTGCGCCATGTTCAGCAGTTCGCCGGTGATGTTCAGCAGCCGGTCGGCGTCGTTGCGCACGTGACCAACCAGTTCCTTCTGTTCTTCGTTCAACGCGCCAATTCGCTGGTCGTCCAGCAACTTCAAACTCATTTTGATGGCGGAAATGGGTGTTTTCAACTCGTGCGAAACCGTGGCGATGAAGTTCGTTTTGGCCAGATCGCGCTCCTGATACGCCGTGATGTTTTCCAGCACAATCACCCACCCGGCGGCCACCGGCTGCTCTTCGCCCGTGCGGGTCAGCGTCACTACGTGGGTCTGGCGGTTAAAGTAGCTTTCTTTGCCTTCATCGTAGATTTTGAGCAGTTTACGATCAGTCTCCGGCTCCGTTTTCGCATCCGTCAGGTTCTGAAGCAGCGTCCGGAGCAAGTCGTTGGTCAGCGCCACATCCGGGGCATACCGCCCGACCAGTTCGGCTTCATCGACCCCCAGCAACCGGCTGGCGACCGGATTGACAAACCGGATGTTCTTTTTCTCATCCAGACCGATAATGCCGTTGTCCATCAACTGGATGAGCGTGTCGATGCGTTTTTTCTCAAACAACACGTCGGCCAGTTGTGTATGCTCGTACTCGTCCAGCTTGTGGGCCATCGAGTTAAACGCCCGCGCCAGTTCACCAAATTCGTCGTTCGACCGGAAATGCAGCCGTTCTTCGAAGTTGCGGCTGGCCACTTCCTGGATCCCGCGGGTCAGCTCCCGCAGCGGGTTGGCGATGTAACCGGGAAAGTTGATGATGAACGAAAAGAGAATTAGAAAACAGACCGTACCCGTCACCACCAGCCAGAGCAGGGCATCGTTGGCGGTTTGCTCGGCCACGTTGTTTTTGCGAAACATGGCCTGTTGGTTTATCTCGCCCAGTTGCAGCAGATTCTGCCCGATGCGGGCCAGCGTCAGCGAGTCGTTGGGGTTTCCCGATCGAAGCCGGCCAAAATCCACCCGAATGGCCTCGGCCAGCTCCTCTTCGCCTTCTTCCGTCAGGTTTATTTCCTGCTGGCGGAGCGCCTGATCAAAGCTTTTCAGGGCGTTCGGGTCGGTATTACGCGTCAGCAACGCCTTCTGCATACGCCCCACGAACTGCAACGAGGTGTAATTGTCTTTCAGGATGGCCTGCGAATCGTCGGCCAGCTGGTTCAGGTAATACATTCCCGAGCCGCCCAGCAACAGCAGAACGGCAAACAGAAAGACCAGGGCCAGCGATATTTTTAACTTGATGGTCATGACAGAATTACTAAGTCAATGTCCGATTCCGATAACTTGTTCAGCAGCCGGTTGAAGGCATTGGTCCGCCAGATTACCTGTAGCAGGTTAAAATGCGGCTTGCCGATGCAAACGGTTGTGATCTTGCGTTTCTCACATTCCTCAACCAGCGCGTTAAAGATACTCCGGTTTTTAACCTGAATCACTTCCGCGCCCAGTTCGGTGGCCAGTTTTAAGTTGTTGATCAAATGCCGCTGCACTTCCAGTTTGATACGGTTGGGATCTTCGGCGGGCGTCTGCACGTACAGCACAAACCAGCGGGCCTGGTAGTAAGCCGCCAGCCGGGCGGTTTTGCGGATCAGCTTCCGACCCACAACGTAATTGCTGCTGATCGACGCCATCAGCCGTTCGTGTTTGAACTGCGTGTTGACCGGCAGCATCGTTTCGACCTTTCGCTCTACGGCCGTGGCCACTTCCTTGAGCGCCAGTTCGCGCAGTTGCAGAATTTTGTCGGCCTGAAAAAAATTGCGCAGGGCCATTTCGACCTTGGCGGGCTCGTAGATCTTCCCTTCTTTCAGTCGCGTAATGAGCTCATCGGCGGGCAAATCAATGTTCACCACCTCGTCGGCCGCCTGCAACACCCGGTCGGGCACGCGCTCGCCCACCTCGATTCCGGTAATGTCGTGTACTTCTTCGTACAGGCTTTCAATGTGCTGAATGTTGACGGCGCTGACCACGTTGATGCCCGCATCCAGAATATCGAACACATCCTGCCAGCGCTTTTCATTTTTGGAACCCGGCACGTTGGTATGCGCCAGCTCATCGACAATCACCAGTTCGGGGTGGCCGTTGAGGATGGCCTGCAAGTCCATTTCCTCCAGCTCGCGTCCCCGGTAAAACAGCTTCCGGCGGGCAATGAGGGGCAATCCGTCGATCAGGGCGTGGGTTTCGGCCCGGTTGTGCGTTTCCACAAACCCGATTTTCACGTCGATACCGCCCCGCAGCAGCACGTGCGCTTCCTGCAACATCCGGTAAGTTTTGCCCACCCCCGCACTCATGCCGATGTAAATTTTGAACTTTCCCCGGCGCGACTCCTGGATGAGTCGGAGAAAATGCTCGGCCGATTGATCGCGACTGTTTTCCATGTTTGTTGGAGCGGTGAGAAGATAGACAAAAGAGTGTAGACAGGAGAATATTGACCCTGATCTAGCTGGATTCATCTTTTCTCTTTTGTCTATCTTCTCTTGTCTGCGTTAAAAACTGATTGCCAACGAGGTCGTCAGTGCATTGTTCGTCCGGCGGGCCGGGCCCGTTGCGGTTTCGGCGAAAATGGCGTCCTTGCTGCTGAATCCGCGGTATTCAATGCGCCAGACGGCCGAGGGGAAAATGGCGTAATCGTAGTTGATGGAGTAGCCCCAGGTTTTGAAACCGTTGGCACTGCCGGTGCTGATGATCACGCCATCTTTGTCATCATAGTATTCAACGCGTCCGGCAACATAGCTTCTTGAACTGGTGGCATACCGGGCAATGACCACCGGCGTGTACCAGACGTAACTCCCCGTGCCAAGGCGTTGTCCTCCGCGGGTCAGCGGTTTGCGGTCGGCCCCGATGTCGAAGCCCAGCGTTACGCCAAACTTGTCGGTGGGGTTGATGATGGCGTAGAAATTATTGTAAAACCGGGTTTGCTTCAGGGAATCCGGGCGGTCGGAACCCAGGAATGTGCTCCAGTTGAGCGTAAGGGCAGAACCGGTTTTGTACTGCACCTGCGTACTCAGCGACGGTTTGGTGTAACCCGGCAGACGGTTGATTCGCTGCCAGCCGTTGAGCACCGAACCCAGCAGCGTCCATTTGCCGTTGGGTGTATTATAAGTCAGCTTGGCCCCGGCCAGGTAATACGGTGAATTTTCGGCCACCAGGCTGCGGGTCAGCGTCCAGCAATCTTTCGAGATGGCGCTTTCAAAACCGATGTGGGAGGTAAAAACCCCGGCGTCCAGCCATAAATCACGGTTTTTGGAAAGTTTAACCCCAGCATTCGCTTCGTAAATATTCCGCAGCAGCGGTTGTTCGGCGGCATAATTGTATTGGGCGTACGTGCCTACCTGAATAGCCAGATTGCCGCGCAGCCGTTCGCCCGCGTAAGCCGCTTTGAGAAACGCCAGATTCACGTTGACTTCCCGATTGCGCTTGTGGTTGTAGAGAAATCCGGGGCGCTCCTGTGCGTTGGGCTGGTCAAAATCCTGCCCATAATAGAGCTCCGCGTACCCCGAAAAGGTTAATTTGGGCGCGGGCGCAGCCGCTGAATCCGTTGGTGGTGTGGTTGATTGGGCCACTAGGCTGCCTGTATTCAAAAGCAATCCAATAAATGTACTTACTAACGTTTTTTTCATGGTGCTAAACGGCTTTTCGAGGAAACCGCATTCTGGGTTGTATGCTGAGTCGTACACGGCATTTACACCGTCATAAACTCACGGTAAAAGACATACGTGGCAAACAAGGTTTATTTAACTTCAGCCAGCGCGATGTTCAGCGCCAGAACATTCACTTTTTGCGGACCAAAAAGCCCGAGCAGCGGGCCGTCGGTGTGTTCATCAACCAGCTGATTCAGCCGACTGGCGGAAATACCCCGTATTTTGGCGATGCGGGCCACTTGAATTTTGGCCGCTGCGGGCGACAGATCCGGGTCAAGGCCCGAGCCGGAAGCCGTCACCAGTTCGGCCGGAATGTCGGCTTTCTGCACACCGGGGTTATGCACCAGAAACGTGTCGATGCGTGCCTGAACGGTTTTGAGGTAATCCGGGTTGCTCGGCCCTTTGTTCGAACCCGCCGAACCAGCCGCGTTGTAATCCACCGCCGAGGGGCGGCCGTTGAAATACCGGTCTTCCGTGAAGGCCTGACCGATCCGGGCGTAGCCGACTACTTTCCCGTTTACCGATACAGTTTCGCCCTGACCACCGCCCGGGGCCAGACGGGAAACGGCGGCAACGAGCAGGGGATAAATGACCGCTAACAGGACCAGCATCACGAGGGTCAGTCGAAGAGCAGGGGCAAGATGCGTTTTCATGATTTTGACGATTTATACAAAGAGTCCGACGACTAAATCCAGTAGTTTAATACCAATAAAAGGGGCCACCAGCCCGCCAAACCCATAGATGAACAGGTTCCGGCGCAGGAGCGCACTGGCCCCAATCGGTTTGTATTCCACCCCCCGCAGCGCCAGCGGAATCAGCAGCGGAATGATGACTGCATTGAAAATGACTGCCGACAGAATGGCCGACTCGGGGCTGTGCAACCGCATGATATTCAGGCTTTGCAGCGCCGGGATGGATAGCGTAAACAAGGCCGGAACGATGGCGAAATACTTCGCTACGTCGTTGGCAATTGAGAAGGTGGTCAGCGTACCGCGGGTGATCAGGAGTTGCTTCCCGATTTCGACCACTTCAATCAGCTTGGTGGGGTCATTGTCCAGGTCCACCATGTTCCCGGCTTCTTTGGCCGCCTGCGTACCGCTGTTCATGGCCACACCCACGTCGGCCTGCGCCAGTGCCGGGGCGTCGTTGGTGCCGTCGCCCATCATGGCTACTAGCTTGCCGCCGGTTTGCTCGTGGCGGATGTAGTTCATTTTATCCTCGGGTTTGGCCTCGGCAATAAAGTCGTCGACGCCAGCTTTCTGAGCAATAAAGTTGGCCGTCAGTGGGTTGTCGCCCGTAACCATAACGGTTTTGACGCCCATTTTCCGCAGTCGTTCAAAGCGTTCGGCAATGCCGGGTTTGATGATGTCCTGCAACTCGATGACGCCCATCACCTGCTCATTCTGGGCTACAATCAGGGGCGTTCCGCCGTTGGCGGCAATCTGCTCGGCCTGTTCTTCGGTTTCTTTCGGGAACCCGTTGCCCGCCCGCGTGACCAGGTTGCGGATGGAATCGGTGGCCCCTTTGCGAATCCGCAGCCGCTCACTTGCCTGACCATTTTGCGGCAGGTCAATGCCCGACGAGCGGGTTTCAGCCGTAAACTTAATCAACGTGGCCCCCGCCGTGCTCAGGTTACGCGTCACGTCGGCCCCAGCCAGCTCCACGATGGACTTGCCTTCCGGTGTTTCGTCGGCCAGCGAACTCAGGGCGCTCGACCGAATCATGTCGGCTTTTGAAATGCCCGGTGCGGGGTAAAACTGGGTGGCTTTCCGGTTGCCGATCGTGATGGTACCGGTTTTGTCCAGCAGCAGCGTATCCACGTCGCCCGCCGTTTCGACGGCCCGGCCCGATTTGGCAATGACGTTGGCGCGCAGGGCGCGGTCCATCCCGGCAATCCCGATGGCCGATAAGAGCCCGCCGATGGTGGTCGGGATCAGGCAGACGAAGAGTGAAATCAGGGCTGCGATGGTGATGGGCGTGTTGGCGTAGTCGGCAAACGGTTTCAGCGCCACGCAGACGATGATGAAGATGAGCGTAAACCCGGCCAGCAGAATCGTCAGGGCAATTTCGTTCGGCGTTTTCTGGCGGGAGGCTCCTTCCACCAGCGCAATCATTTTGTCCAGAAACGACTCGCCCGGCTGGGTGGTCACCTGCACTTTGATCTTATCCGAAAGCACCTTGGTACCGCCCGTCACCGAGGATCGGTCGCCCCCGGCTTCGCGAATAACCGGCGCCGACTCCCCGGTAATGGCCGACTCGTCGATGGTAGCCAGGCCTTCGATGATCTCGCCATCGGTCGGAATGATGTCGCCCGCTTGACAAACAAACACATCGCCTTTTACGAGTTGCGAAGAAGGAAGAATTTGTATCTCAGCCACTTTCATGTTACCCACCGCGCGAATCACTTTGGCGGGTGTTTCCTGCCGGGTTTTGCGCAGCGATTCGGCCTGCGCCTTTCCGCGGGCTTCGGCGATGGCTTCGGCAAAGTTGGCAAATAAAACCGTCACGAGCAGAATGAGCGTAACGACCCCATTGTAGCCCAGCGTACCCTGCGATTGATCACCCGACAAGGCGATGTAAGCCGTTACCAGCACCATGACCAGCGTGCCGACTTCGACGGTGAACATGACCGGATTCTTGATCAGAACGGCCGGATTTAATTTCACGAATGACTCCCGGATGGCTTTTCCAACGAGCTCGCGCTGGAAGAGGGAGGTCTGTTTTGGCTGTGCCATTATGATAATTTCTTAGTGTAAGCTGAAAAATTCCGCCAGCGGTCCCAGCGCCAGCGCAGGAAAGAACGACAGGGCCGTGATGATGAAAATAACCGCGAAAATCATCAGGCCGAACGTCGGCGTATCGACCGGCAGGGTACCCGATGACTCCGGAACGTATTTCTTATTGGCCAGCAAACCGGCAATCGCGACGGGGCCGATGATGGGGATAAACCGGCCCAGAATCAGGACAATGCCAGTGGCATAATTCCAGAAGAAATTGTTGTCACCCAGCCCTTCGAAACCCGAGCCGTTGTTGGCGTTGGCCGAGGTAAACTCGTAGAGAATTTCCGAAAAACCGTGAAAGCCGGGATTATTCAGCCAGGCCGACGGTTTTACCGCCCAGCCGGTCGCATCACCGTAGTTTAAGAAAACCCAGGCCCCCAGCGCCGTACCGCCTTTCACCAGCAGGGCACTCAAAAGGGCCACGATGGACGCAATCTTGATTTCACGCGCTTCGACTTTCCGGCCAAACAGCTCGGGTGTGCGGCCCACCATCAAACCGGCTACAAAAACCGAGATGATCAGGAAGTAATAGAAGTTGAGCAGCCCCGCGCCGACCCCGCCGTAGAAGGCATTGACCATCATGCCCAGCAGTTGCATCGCCCCCGAAAGCGGCATCGAACTGTCGTGCATGCTGTTGACGGAACCCGTCGAAATGATCGTGGTAACAATGCTCCAGTACGAAGACGCCAGCGCCCCGAAACGCACCTCCTTGCCTTCCATCGCCCCCGACGCCTGCGCAATTCCCATCTGCGCAATGGCCGGACTTCCACCCAGTTCAGAAACAAGGGTGGGCAGCAGCAGGCCAAGCATCCCGACGGTCATCACGCCGTAAACAATCCAGGCAAACCGCTTTCGGTTGATGTAGAAGCCCAGTGCAAAGATCATGGCAATCGGAATAATCATCTGGGCTATCATTTCCACCATGTTGGTCAGGTAATTGGGGTTTTCCAGCGGGTGCGCCGAGTTGGCCCCGAAATACCCGCCCCCATTTGTTCCCAGGTGCTTGATGGCAACAAAGCCAGCCGCCGGACCGCGCGAAACCCCAACGGTATCGCCTTGCATCGTCACGATGGTGTCTTTGCCGTCGAACGAAGCCGGCGTTCCGTTGAAGGCCAGAATTAGCGCGACGATGATCGAACCGGGCAACAAGAGCCGGGTAATGGCACGGGTGAACAGCACGTAGAAGTTGCCGACGGTTTCGGTGCTTTGGGGCAGAAACGAGCGGAACAGCAGCACCGCAGCCGCCATACCGGTAGCCGCCGAAACAAACATCAGGAAGGCCATGACGGCTACCTGCGTCAGATACGTCGCGCCCGACTCGCCCGAGTAGTGCTGCAAGTCGCAGTTGACCAGAAAGCTGATCGCCGTGTTGAATGCCAGATCCGGGGTTTGCGAGGGGTTGCCGTCGGGGTTGAGCGGCAGACTGCCCTGGGTTAGCAGCAAGACAAAGGCGTAAACCAGCCAGACGGCGTTGATCGTCAGCAGGGCCACCAGATTTTCCTTCCAGTGCATGTCCCGGCTGGAGTCGATGCCGCCCAACCGGTAAATCAGTCGCTCCAGCGGAGCCATGAAGTCGAACACATTCGGTTCGCCCTTGAAAACTTTTGCAAGATACTTGCCGAGTGGGATGGCCAGCAGGACGGTGAGTCCGTACATAGCCACGACGCCAATCCATTCCGTATTCATAGTGGGTTATCTTAGAATTTTTCCGGTTTAATCAGCACGTACAGCATGTAGGCGAAAACCAGCAGTGCAATGCAGAAAATGAGCGTAATCATGGTAGATTGAATTAGATTTTCTCAAACCAGTCGATGGTTTTGTAAAAGAAGCCGAAGCAGAGCAGGACGGTAACGATCAGAATTAAGTAGGTTTCCATTTTTAAGTTGGTCAGTACGGATTAGCTAATTGGCAAAATGAAGCCCGAAGCGAAATCTGGCTAAACGAAAAAATCCATTTCCCTAATTTTCAGCACGTTACTGGATCTTTTTTTTCTCCAAGCCTTACCACCCGACGGGCGAATCTTTCCATTTTGATAAGGCTGGATTTTCATTTTGGCAAGGTACCTTACGCAACGTTCTCCGGTTCCAGCAGCATTCCCGTACACAGGCAATACTTGCCCGCCGTCCGGTTGAGAATGTCGTGGTGCTGGCAACCGGCGCACTGCTTCCAGAACCGCGGGTCTTTGGGCAGTTCGGAAAAGGCCACGGCGTGGTAGCCCAGTTTGGTGTTCAGACTCATGACGGCCTGTGAGGTTGTGATGCTGAACAGACGGGCCTGGGGGTAAGCCGCCCGGGTCAGTTCCAGTAGCTTGTGTTTGAGCAAATCGGCCACCCCCTGCTGGCGATAAGCGGGGTTGACAATCAGGCCCGAGTGCGATACGTACCGCCCGTCTTCCCACACGGCCCAGTAGGCAAATCCGGCCCAGTCGCCGTTGCGGTGCAGCGCCACGACGGCCTGGCCGGAACGGATTTTCTCCCGAATGTCGTCGGGCGTCCGGCCCGCGATGCCCGTTCCGCGGGCCAGCACACCTTCTTTGATGGTTTCGCAAATGAGGTCGGCCAGGGGCAAATGATTGTCCGAGGCCACCTCCACACTAATATCCATATTCATGCTGGGGAACCGCTTAGGGCAGACAGGTTTTAAGTTGGCGGTTGTATTCGCTTCGCAGGTCGCGGGGCAGCAGGTATTCGAGCATTTCGGCCCGGTTGTCGGCCCGGTCGATCAGGACGGATATCCGGTGGATGTAGACGGAGCCGATGAATGTTTTGATGG
This Larkinella insperata DNA region includes the following protein-coding sequences:
- a CDS encoding GNAT family N-acetyltransferase; translation: MNMDISVEVASDNHLPLADLICETIKEGVLARGTGIAGRTPDDIREKIRSGQAVVALHRNGDWAGFAYWAVWEDGRYVSHSGLIVNPAYRQQGVADLLKHKLLELTRAAYPQARLFSITTSQAVMSLNTKLGYHAVAFSELPKDPRFWKQCAGCQHHDILNRTAGKYCLCTGMLLEPENVA
- the kdpA gene encoding potassium-transporting ATPase subunit KdpA; protein product: MNTEWIGVVAMYGLTVLLAIPLGKYLAKVFKGEPNVFDFMAPLERLIYRLGGIDSSRDMHWKENLVALLTINAVWLVYAFVLLLTQGSLPLNPDGNPSQTPDLAFNTAISFLVNCDLQHYSGESGATYLTQVAVMAFLMFVSAATGMAAAVLLFRSFLPQSTETVGNFYVLFTRAITRLLLPGSIIVALILAFNGTPASFDGKDTIVTMQGDTVGVSRGPAAGFVAIKHLGTNGGGYFGANSAHPLENPNYLTNMVEMIAQMIIPIAMIFALGFYINRKRFAWIVYGVMTVGMLGLLLPTLVSELGGSPAIAQMGIAQASGAMEGKEVRFGALASSYWSIVTTIISTGSVNSMHDSSMPLSGAMQLLGMMVNAFYGGVGAGLLNFYYFLIISVFVAGLMVGRTPELFGRKVEAREIKIASIVALLSALLVKGGTALGAWVFLNYGDATGWAVKPSAWLNNPGFHGFSEILYEFTSANANNGSGFEGLGDNNFFWNYATGIVLILGRFIPIIGPVAIAGLLANKKYVPESSGTLPVDTPTFGLMIFAVIFIITALSFFPALALGPLAEFFSLH
- the kdpB gene encoding potassium-transporting ATPase subunit KdpB, producing the protein MAQPKQTSLFQRELVGKAIRESFVKLNPAVLIKNPVMFTVEVGTLVMVLVTAYIALSGDQSQGTLGYNGVVTLILLVTVLFANFAEAIAEARGKAQAESLRKTRQETPAKVIRAVGNMKVAEIQILPSSQLVKGDVFVCQAGDIIPTDGEIIEGLATIDESAITGESAPVIREAGGDRSSVTGGTKVLSDKIKVQVTTQPGESFLDKMIALVEGASRQKTPNEIALTILLAGFTLIFIIVCVALKPFADYANTPITIAALISLFVCLIPTTIGGLLSAIGIAGMDRALRANVIAKSGRAVETAGDVDTLLLDKTGTITIGNRKATQFYPAPGISKADMIRSSALSSLADETPEGKSIVELAGADVTRNLSTAGATLIKFTAETRSSGIDLPQNGQASERLRIRKGATDSIRNLVTRAGNGFPKETEEQAEQIAANGGTPLIVAQNEQVMGVIELQDIIKPGIAERFERLRKMGVKTVMVTGDNPLTANFIAQKAGVDDFIAEAKPEDKMNYIRHEQTGGKLVAMMGDGTNDAPALAQADVGVAMNSGTQAAKEAGNMVDLDNDPTKLIEVVEIGKQLLITRGTLTTFSIANDVAKYFAIVPALFTLSIPALQSLNIMRLHSPESAILSAVIFNAVIIPLLIPLALRGVEYKPIGASALLRRNLFIYGFGGLVAPFIGIKLLDLVVGLFV
- a CDS encoding potassium-transporting ATPase subunit F — translated: MITLIFCIALLVFAYMLYVLIKPEKF